In the genome of Drosophila pseudoobscura strain MV-25-SWS-2005 chromosome 3, UCI_Dpse_MV25, whole genome shotgun sequence, one region contains:
- the Nup54 gene encoding probable nucleoporin Nup54 gives MSFFGSSTPLGASTPAKTGGMFGSPFGSTPGAGQAVSAFGSPASAAPAFGTATATPAFGGGTAFGTPTAGQGFGAPTAAQGFGGAQTTPATTGLGGGFGGFGAAPAAGQGGLFAAPATNTAFSGFGQQAATSTAPASGFAGFGATTTTAPAFGGFGTGQTTGFGGSVFGSNFGKPSNTTVTPGFGGFGGTSFMLGQPQQQPAPISADEAFAQSILNVSIFGDERDSIVAKWNYLQSMWGTGKLFYSQSAPPVDITPENYLCRFKAIGYSRMPGKDNKLGLVALNFDRDLSAIKPHQQQVIQTLHSLFGGKPNMMVHVETIKELENKKCQMVIYVDEKLQHAPNEGKRILATELSNYLNQASLKPQLTNLGIVESLALVLPDEDQLKEYLENPPRGVDPRMWRQANLDNPDAGKFLPVPMIGFNDLKWRVKCQEQETDTHALYMKKVEGELTELRHRHCMASAKILEHKRKLAELSHRILRIIVKQECTRKVGSSLTPEEEALRTKLQSMQAVVSAPTQFKGRLSELLSQMRMQRNQFAGNGGCEYTMDPEAEDEMKNFLTMQQRAMEVLSETVNKDLKALDVIVKGLPELKQA, from the exons ATGTCCTTTTTTGGATCGAGTACACCGCTGGGAGCGAGCACGCCGGCCAAAA CTGGCGGCATGTTCGGTTCACCATTTGGATCGACGCCCGGAGCTGGTCAAGCAGTGTCTGCGTTCGGCTCCCCGGCGTCAGCTGCTCCAGCATTTGGAACCGCAACAGCGACGCCTGCTTTTGGAGGCGGAACTGCTTTCGGCACTCCCACGGCTGGGCAAGGCTTTGGAGCTCCTACTGCAGCGCAAGGTTTTGGCGGTGCCCAGACAACACCAGCCACAACAGGACTTGGTGGTGGTTTTGGTGGATTCGGTGCTGCCCCGGCAGCAGGTCAGGGAGGTTTGTTTGCCGCTCCAGCGACAAATACAGCTTTTAGTGGATTTGGTCAGCAGGCCGCTACCAGCACAGCGCCAGCGAGTGGATTTGCAGGCTTTGGGGCAACAACGACCACGGCTCCAGCTTTCGGTGGCTTTGGGACTGGTCAGACGACGGGATTTGGCGGCAGCGTGTTTGGCTCCA ACTTCGGAAAGCCGTCGAATACCACAGTTACTCCTGGCTTTGGTGGATTCGGTGGTACCAGTTTTATGCTGGGCCAGcctcaacagcagccagcacccATATCAGCCGATGAGGCGTTTGCTCAATCCATTCTGAATGTCTCAATATTTGGCGATGAGCGTGACAGCATTGTGGCCAAATGGAACTACCTTCAGTCCATGTGGGGTACTGGAAAGCTTTTCTATTCGCAGAGTGCGCCGCCAGTTGATATTACGCCGGAGAATTACCTATGTCGCTTCAAAGCCATCGGGTACAGTCGCATGCCCGGCAAGGATAACAAACTGGGACTAGTGGCTCTTAACTTTGATAGGGATCTTTCGGCCATCAA GCCGCACCAGCAACAAGTGATTCAAACCCTTCACAGTTTGTTTGGCGGCAAGCCCAACATGATGGTGCACGTTGAAACCATAAAAGAGTTGGAGAATAAAAAGTGTCAGATGGTTATCTACGTGGATGAGAAACTGCAGCATGCACCGAACGAGGGAAAGCGAATATTGGCCACTGAGCTCTCAAACTATTTAAACCAGGCATCGCTAAAACCTCAGCTAACGAATCTGGGGATTGTGGAATCATTGGCCCTAGTACTGCCCGACGAAGATCAACTGAAGGAATATTTGGAGAATCCTCCCAGAGGCGTAGATCCGCGAATGTGGCGTCAAGCCAATTTGGATAATCCAGACGCTGGTAAATTCCTACCAGTGCCAATGATTGGCTTCAACGACTTGAAATGGCGCGTCAAATGCCAGGAGCAGGAAACAGACACGCATGCCCTGTATATGAAGAAAGTGGAAGGAGAACTGACGGAGCTGAGACACCGGCATTGCATGGCTTCGGCCAAAATATTGGAGCATAAGCGCAAGCTGGCTGAGCTCAGTCATCGCATACTTAGG ATAATTGTGAAGCAAGAGTGCACACGGAAGGTGGGCTCCTCGCTGACACCTGAAGAGGAGGCCTTGCGCACCAAGCTGCAGAGCATGCAGGCCGTTGTATCGGCACCCACACAGTTTAAGGGGCGGCTCAGCGAGCTGCTATCCCAGATGCGAATGCAGCGGAATCAGTTTGCTGGCAATGGTGGGTGCGAGTATACGATGGACCCGGAGGCCGAGGATGAGATGAAGAATTTTTTGACCATGCAACAGCGCGCCATGGAAGTCCTGAGTGAGACTGTCAATAAGGACCTCAAAGCCCTTGATGTTATTGTTAAAGGATTGCCCGAACTTAAGCAGGCATGA
- the LOC26533219 gene encoding uncharacterized protein, translating to MAVLILIFLVLVSAAYVAYIILKKGINPRDIRIHSLQDAKKLLQLPPSGAGPHRYLEKRA from the exons ATGGCTgttcttattttaattttcttggTGCTAGTCTCAGCGGCGTATGTGGCGTACATTATCCTCAAGAAAGG CATCAATCCAAGGGACATTCGCATACACAGTCTACAGGATGCCAAAAAATTACTTCAGCTACCACCAAGTGGGGCCGGGCCCCACAGATACTTGGAAAAAAGGGCTTGA
- the LOC4803537 gene encoding bolA-like protein 2 yields MSKYNSKYLEDKLKQELEAKYVNVVDESDGCGGKFSVIIVSEAFKGKTLLQKHRLVNTTLAEELKEIHAFSQKSYTPEEWEKVQQQQQQ; encoded by the coding sequence ATGAGTAAATACAACTCAAAGTATTTGGAGGACAAGCTTAAACAAGAGCTTGAAGCCAAGTACGTGAATGTGGTCGATGAATCAGACGGCTGCGGAGGAAAATTCAGCGTGATTATCGTATCCGAAGCATTCAAAGGCAAGACGTTGCTACAGAAACACAGATTAGTCAACACGACGCTGGCCGAAGAACTAAAAGAAATACACGCTTTCTCGCAAAAGTCATACACGCCCGAAGAGTGGGAGAaagtgcagcaacagcagcaacaataa
- the Mvk gene encoding mevalonate kinase: MLKFQVHSPGKVILHGEHAVVYNRPALAAVVGLGTNLQFRQEAGSQVASFQLEALNCTLEIQLADFNAFLEKFRSKYPVDSRAKLMEEVRGEVSKQLERAAGSTTKPHTQRAFISIYYLLAGAVLSSPKDPKLTLQTGFQVQVDTELNVGAGLGSSASFGAALAAAFLILSGHFDQESYLQEENQALISSWAYESERVNHGTPSGLDNTVCTYGGMLRYVKGQGFQSLSIQKPLNILLVDSRVSRSTADIVAKVRHLAEGFPQLIEAIWQACEELVTAAVPLYESFGNAQDDSAKFEKLERLFQINNDLLKAIGVSHPKLEQIFTIAFKRGFFSKLTGAGAGGYAIVLLPENYECNEVYWKLKEELESAGFGVHVTTAGGVGLRVSSLDD, encoded by the coding sequence ATGCTCAAGTTCCAGGTCCACTCTCCGGGCAAGGTCATTCTCCATGGGGAACACGCTGTTGTCTACAATAGGCCCGCCCTGGCAGCTGTGGTTGGCCTGGGCACCAATCTCCAGTTCCGCCAGGAGGCGGGCAGCCAGGTAGCCAGCTTCCAGCTGGAGGCTCTCAACTGCACCCTGGAGATACAGCTCGCCGACTTTAATGCGTTTCTCGAAAAATTCCGCAGCAAGTATCCGGTGGACAGCAGGGCCAAGCTGATGGAGGAGGTGCGAGGGGAAGTCTCCAAGCAACTGGAAAGAGCTGCCGGCAGCACAACAAAGCCGCATACCCAACGGGCGTTCATATCCATCTACTATTTGTTGGCGGGAGCTGTACTCTCATCGCCAAAAGATCCCAAGCTGACTCTTCAAACCGGTTTCCAGGTGCAGGTAGACACCGAACTGAACGTGGGCGCCGGGTTGGGTAGTTCTGCTTCATTTGGAGCCGCCTTGGCAGCCGCTTTTCTAATCTTGTCCGGTCACTTTGACCAGGAGAGCTACTTGCAAGAGGAAAATCAGGCTCTTATCTCGAGCTGGGCCTACGAATCGGAACGAGTCAATCATGGAACACCATCCGGACTGGACAACACAGTGTGCACCTACGGCGGTATGTTGCGCTATGTGAAAGGACAAGGATTTCAGTCCCTGAGCATACAGAAACCGCTCAACATTCTGCTCGTTGACAGTCGCGTGAGCCGCAGTACGGCAGACATCGTGGCTAAGGTTCGCCACTTAGCTGAAGGCTTTCCTCAGCTCATTGAAGCGATTTGGCAAGCCTGTGAGGAGCTGGTGACGGCAGCTGTCCCACTTTACGAGAGCTTCGGCAATGCCCAGGACGACAGTGCAAAGTTTGAAAAACTCGAACGCCTCTTCCAAATTAACAAcgatcttctgaaggctattgGTGTGTCGCACCCCAAACTGGAACAAATATTCACCATTGCGTTTAAGAGAGGCTTCTTCTCGAAGCTAACAGGCGCCGGAGCTGGTGGCTACGCAATCGTCCTGCTGCCAGAGAACTACGAGTGCAACGAAGTGTACTGGAAGCTTAAGGAGGAACTGGAGTCGGCGGGCTTTGGCGTTCATGTGACGACAGCTGGCGGCGTTGGATTACGTGTCAGCTCTTTGGATGATTGA
- the spt4 gene encoding transcription elongation factor SPT4, with protein MSFDAIPKDLRGLRACLVCSLVKSFDQFETDGCENCEEFLRMKGNKDNVYDHTSNNFDGLIALTTPTDSWVAKWQRLARFTRGIYAISVSGTLPQSTLRDMKNRGIVYKSRDRSQR; from the exons aTGTCCTTTGACGCGATACCCAAGGATCTGAGGGGTCTGCGGGCGTGCCTGGTTTGTTCCTTGGTGAAG AGTTTTGACCAATTTGAGACTGACGGCTGCGAAAACTGCGAGGAGTTCTTGCGCATGAAAGGCAACAAAGATAATGTGTACGACCACACCAGCAACAATTTTGATGGGCTTATAGCTTTGACAACACCCACCGATTCCTGGGTGGCGAAATGGCAGCGATTAG cTCGATTTACACGCGGCATCTATGCTATATCCGTATCAGGAACTTTACCTCAATCAACTTTAAGAGATATGAAGAACCGGGGTATTGTCTACAAATCCCGCGATAGGAGTCAACGCTAA
- the fsd gene encoding transmembrane protein 183 isoform X1, giving the protein MNLSPESSDCNQFIKSKLYRTSGKCAIYARQSEVYVQVKPTPTPRVSAPAPAMAETNNNITHIRHDIWFHIAMHIDPEDVQTFALICKQTAGLVSSRAFWRNLYKRCCAGETLGWNLGLPAQLQMEHIRGCDTNTLRSLVIKALFYCHRPLKVRLDQGYNLDWLVHRTFVSCWQKQYQCLWIMCYKLWNKQPAGVNVEEAEAPAIEVVNDWESLAEEDEAQLPPAIGNPNEGVVLLVVLCRQFVPTPTRLAYSQQQARFRLRATRELLCTDMRAKNLELDFAEESCSAATVTVKYARIEKYKVLPWWHPDFQRFVK; this is encoded by the exons ATGAACTTGAGCCCTGAATCCTCTGATTGCAATCAATTTATTAAAAGCAAACTTTACCGGACCAGCGGAAAATGTG CGATATATGCGCGCCAATCGGAGGTATATGTCCAGGTGAAGCCGACTCCAACACCTCGAGTCAgtgcaccagcaccagccatGGCGGAGACTAACAACAACATAACCCACATTCGGCATGACATTTGGTTCCACATAGCCATGCATATAGATCCGGAGGACGTGCAGACATTCGCCCTGATATGCAAACAGACTGCCGGGCTTGTGAGTTCACGAGCATTCTGGCGGAACCTGTATAAACGGTGCTGCGCGGGCGAGACGTTGGGCTGGAACCTTGGCTTGCCGGCCCAGTTGCAGATGGAGCACATACGTGGCTGTGATACAAATACTTTGCGATCGCTTGTCATTAAGGCGCTCTTTTACTGCCACAGACCCTTGAAAGTGCGACTAGACCAGGGATACAATCTCGACTGGCTGGTGCATCGTACCTTTGTCTCATGCTGGCAAAAACAATATCAATGCCTGTGGATAATGTGTTATAAGCTGTGGAATAAGCAGCCTGCAGGAGTAAACGTTGAAGAGGCGGAGGCCCCGGCCATCGAAGTGGTAAACGATTGGGAGTCTCTGGCAGAAGAGGACGAAGCGCAGCTTCCACCAGCTATTGGCAATCCAAACGAAGGAGTGGTGCTACTGGTGGTGCTATGCCGCCAGTTTGTGCCTACACCTACGCGATTGGCCTATAGTCAACAGCAGGCGCGGTTTCGCCTTAGAGCCACCCGGGAGCTGCTCTGCACAGATATGCGGGCGAAGAACTTGGAGCTAGACTTCGCCGAGGAGAGCTGCAGCGCAGCGACTGTCACTGTAAAGTACGCGCGCATAGAAAAGTACAAAGTATTGCCATGGTGGCATCCAGACTTCCAGAGATTTGTCAAATAA
- the fsd gene encoding transmembrane protein 183 isoform X2 — protein sequence MNLSPESSDCNQFIKSKLYRTSGKSIYARQSEVYVQVKPTPTPRVSAPAPAMAETNNNITHIRHDIWFHIAMHIDPEDVQTFALICKQTAGLVSSRAFWRNLYKRCCAGETLGWNLGLPAQLQMEHIRGCDTNTLRSLVIKALFYCHRPLKVRLDQGYNLDWLVHRTFVSCWQKQYQCLWIMCYKLWNKQPAGVNVEEAEAPAIEVVNDWESLAEEDEAQLPPAIGNPNEGVVLLVVLCRQFVPTPTRLAYSQQQARFRLRATRELLCTDMRAKNLELDFAEESCSAATVTVKYARIEKYKVLPWWHPDFQRFVK from the exons ATGAACTTGAGCCCTGAATCCTCTGATTGCAATCAATTTATTAAAAGCAAACTTTACCGGACCAGCGGAAAAT CGATATATGCGCGCCAATCGGAGGTATATGTCCAGGTGAAGCCGACTCCAACACCTCGAGTCAgtgcaccagcaccagccatGGCGGAGACTAACAACAACATAACCCACATTCGGCATGACATTTGGTTCCACATAGCCATGCATATAGATCCGGAGGACGTGCAGACATTCGCCCTGATATGCAAACAGACTGCCGGGCTTGTGAGTTCACGAGCATTCTGGCGGAACCTGTATAAACGGTGCTGCGCGGGCGAGACGTTGGGCTGGAACCTTGGCTTGCCGGCCCAGTTGCAGATGGAGCACATACGTGGCTGTGATACAAATACTTTGCGATCGCTTGTCATTAAGGCGCTCTTTTACTGCCACAGACCCTTGAAAGTGCGACTAGACCAGGGATACAATCTCGACTGGCTGGTGCATCGTACCTTTGTCTCATGCTGGCAAAAACAATATCAATGCCTGTGGATAATGTGTTATAAGCTGTGGAATAAGCAGCCTGCAGGAGTAAACGTTGAAGAGGCGGAGGCCCCGGCCATCGAAGTGGTAAACGATTGGGAGTCTCTGGCAGAAGAGGACGAAGCGCAGCTTCCACCAGCTATTGGCAATCCAAACGAAGGAGTGGTGCTACTGGTGGTGCTATGCCGCCAGTTTGTGCCTACACCTACGCGATTGGCCTATAGTCAACAGCAGGCGCGGTTTCGCCTTAGAGCCACCCGGGAGCTGCTCTGCACAGATATGCGGGCGAAGAACTTGGAGCTAGACTTCGCCGAGGAGAGCTGCAGCGCAGCGACTGTCACTGTAAAGTACGCGCGCATAGAAAAGTACAAAGTATTGCCATGGTGGCATCCAGACTTCCAGAGATTTGTCAAATAA
- the Qsox1 gene encoding sulfhydryl oxidase 1, with product MSGAQVAILTVILLLETATAGVPLQRYEALLKQQSAPTDEQLGLYDENDKVVQLSVGNFNESVLEQNHGSLVEFYNTYCGHCRRFAPIYKQVAEQLHSWQDVVIVGAIDCAAEENNGICRTYEVMGYPTLRYMGPGFQPSAKNYGQDLKSQDPAEIRGLLASILVADNLTSSNNNTYWPNFHYVTENDSSSTIFEGLSSQREFVALVYEPENSTVGIETALFLLQWPSLQVRRVSDLAAASKFKIDPTSHQLSIVDRKGEITPYTPAEQTGPAFSETIQTALRKKNITPRPEKAEIQHAPVAAIGEKAEHNAILEEVHRHKHFVYQADLEQAIRTVLHNEVPKVNEIGGERLLALQRFLGVLQRYNPLGFNGHQLLSKLKDYVVQFNQELTGKQFEQELQRLEGQLGPIYSSTHFVGCTGSSPHLRGFSCSLWTLFHFMTVQAAENEDSQDPLEVLQAMHGYIKNFFGCSECADHFQAMASRRKIWSVPNKEEAVLWLWAAHNEVNQRLAGDDTEDPQFPKIQFPSEKSCSQCYRTPGSTSDNIEINWNKDAVLSFLKNINNPQFVSRYGVQQEDLLHATAEKMRQKRQISNVFSDIDMRMGMLLYAFCIVMMVVAFKLFAFKGYRKKPYGHDLLGKV from the exons ATGTCTGGTGCGCAGGTGGCAATTTTAACAGTTATTCTGTTGTTGGAGACGGCGACCGCTGGCGTCCCGCTGCAGCGATACGAGGCACTTCTGAAGCAGCAGTCGGCGCCCACCGACGAGCAACTGGGTTTATACGACGAAAATGACAAGGTTGTCCAGCTGAGTGTGGGAAACTTCAACGAGTCCGTCTTGGAGCAGAATCACGGCTCTCTGGTGGAATTCTACAACACCTATTGCGGGCACTGTAGGCGCTTTGCTCCCATCTACAAGCAGGTGGCCGAGCAGTTGCATTCCTGGCAGGATGTGGTCATAGTCGGTGCCATTGACTGTGCGGCAGAGGAGAACAATGGTATCTGTCGGACCTACGAGGTCATGGGTTATCCCACGCTTCGCTACATGGGTCCGGGTTTCCAGCCGAGTGCCAAGAACTACGGACAGGATCTCAAGTCGCAGGATCCAGCCGAGATTCGTGGCTTGTTGGCGAGCATACTGGTCGCCGATAATCTaacaagcagcaacaacaacacctaCTGGCCAAATTTCCATTATGTCACGGAAAACGACTCAAGCTCCACCATCTTCGAGGGACTGAGTAGCCAACGCGAGTTTGTGGCACTTGTCTACGAGCCAGAGAACTCCACCGTGGGCATTGAAACGGCACTGTTCCTTCTACAGTGGCCCTCTCTGCAGGTGCGCCGTGTGAGCGATCTGGCGGCGGCttctaaatttaaaattgatCCCACCAGTCACCAATTGTCAATTGTGGATCGCAAGGGTGAGATCACACCCTACACACCGGCGGAACAAACTGGTCCAGCATTTTCCGAGACCATTCAGACTGCACTGCGCAAGAAGAACATAACACCGAGGCCTGAGAAGGCTGAGATCCAGCATGCTCCGGTTGCAGCTATTGGAGAAAAGGCTGAGCATAATGCAATCCTCGAGGAAGTTCATCGCCACAAGCATTTCGTTTATCAGGCAGATCTCGAGCAGGCCATCCGTACAGTACTGCACAACGAGGTGCCCAAGGTTAACGAGATCGGAGGTGAACGTCTTCTTGCCCTCCAACGTTTCTTGGGCGTGCTGCAACGCTACAATCCTTTGGGATTCAATGGACACCAGCTGCTGTCTAAGCTCAAGGACTATGTGGTGCAGTTTAATCAAGAGCTGACAGGCAAACAGTTCGAGCAAGAACTGCAGCGACTCGAGGGGCAACTGGGTCCTATCTACTCCTCCACGCATTTCGTCGGGTGCACTGGCTCCAGTCCACATCTGCGGGGCTTCAGCTGCTCTCTATGGACCTTGTTCCATTTCATGACAGTGCAGGCGGCCGAGAACGAGGACTCGCAGGATCCCCTCGAAGTGTTGCAGGCCATGCACGGCTACATCAAGAACTTCTTTGGCTGCTCCGAATGTGCTGATCATTTCCAG GCAATGGCCTCAAGACGGAAGATATGGAGCGTGCCGAACAAGGAGGAAGCTGTACTATGGCTGTGGGCAGCGCACAACGAGGTGAACCAGCGCCTGGCCGGCGATGACACAGAGGATCCTCAGTTTCCAAAGATACAGTTTCCCAGCGAGAAAAGCTGCAGTCAGTGCTACCGCACGCCAGGCTCCACGTCGGACAACATAGAAATCAACTGGAACAAGGATGCAGTTCTGAGCTTCCTCAAAAACATTAACAATCCACAGTTTGTAAGCAGATACGGCGTGCAACAGGAGGATCTGCTGCATGCGACGGCGGAGAAAATGAGACAAAAGCGTCAAATATCGAATGTATTCAGCGACATTGACATGAGGATGGGCATGCTTCTTTACGCCTTTTGCATTGTGATGATGGTCGTGGCATTCAAGTTGTTCGCCTTCAAGGGCTATCGCAAGAAGCCGTACGGACACGACCTGCTTGGCAAGGTGTAG
- the LOC4803541 gene encoding probable palmitoyltransferase ZDHHC24 has protein sequence MILRSWDKVRPRCFADLSCLLLLVVFIPVTYVFHMTLVLPELFGVGSFWYTVIWVAAQFLIFNITANLLACMLVDTTIRMELLKPPLDPDLRARWHMCNECQALVPPRSWHCEVCNVCVLKRDHHCRFTCCCIGHHNYRYFVYFLLYLMIGSFVAGILGGIYLWNVHFDFFYRPFTLITVFVPAVSLTLSPSWESFYLLTYLLTWLAFSISTSLLLVYHWPILKLGSVAKERRSRNYDLGLRANMEMIFGRRMYLTWLSPFVHSELPHDGINWEPVLTHLTKDD, from the exons ATGATTTTGCGTTCATGGGACAAGGTTCGACCGCGATGCTTCGCTGATTTGTCGTGCTTACTACTGTTGGTGGTGTTTATCCCCGTCACATATGTCTTCCATATGACTCTTGTGCTGCCGGAGTTGTTTGGAGTCGGCAGCTTCTGGTACACGGTGATTTGGGTGGCCGCTCAGTTTCTGATATTTAACATCACCGCGAATTTACTGGCCTGCATGCTGGTGGACACCACAATTAGAA TGGAGCTTCTGAAGCCGCCTCTGGATCCCGATCTGCGAGCCCGTTGGCATATGTGTAACGAGTGCCAGGCGCTAGTGCCACCCCGGTCCTGGCACTGTGAGGTCTGTAACGTGTGTGTGTTAAAGCGGGACCATCATTGCCGCTTTACCTGCTGTTGCATTGGACATCACAATTACCGCTATTTCGTCTACTTTCTACTGTATCTGATGATTGGGTCCTTCGTTGCGGGCATCCTGGGTGGCATCTATCTGTGGAATGTCCACTTCGACTTCTTTTATAGGCCATTCACCCTGATCACAGTGTTTGTGCCCGCTGTGAGCCTCACTCTGAGCCCTAGCTGGGAAAGCTTTTATTTACTTACATACCTACTCACTTGGCTGGCCTTCAGTATATCCACTAGTCTACTACTAGTCTACCACTGGCCTATATTAAAATTGGGTTCGGTGGCAAAGGAACGCCGCAGTCGCAACTACGACCTCGGGCTGCGGGCTAACATGGAAATGATTTTCGGCAGGCGCATGTACTTGACGTGGTTATCACCGTTTGTGCACAGCGAGCTGCCTCACGATGGCATCAACTGGGAGCCGGTTCTCACACATCTAACGAAAGATGATTAA